From Malaciobacter mytili LMG 24559:
ACTTTTTCTAAAGCTATTTGATTTTCTTGTAGTTTTTTATTTACTTCTTCTATCTTTTCATCAAAACTTTTTTCTAATTGCTCTTTTTGTGTATAGTAGTTTTGTATATCTTCATTTGTTACTTCTTTTAGTATCTCATCCACATATGTTTTATAGTTTTTAAAACTATATTTTTTTAAAAATTCATCAAGAACTCTATTTTTTTCAGTTTCATCTTCTAGTTTTGATATTTGATGGTACTCTTCATTTATCTCTTGAAGTATTTTTTTATCTGTGATTATTTTTCCATTACTATCTATGATAATATTTACTTCATTTTTATAATCACTATATTCTTGAGCAATTTTTATATTTTTATACAATAAATCCAAATCTACTCTTCCACTTTCATCATCTGGATTTCCTTCTAAAAACTTCTCATTTGTTCTATGCATTGCTCTTAGGATATAAGGGTTCCCATTTTCTACATTTATAAATGGTATTTCAACACTTAAAGCATGTGCCATTGTCTCTTTTGCAGTACTAAAACTTCCTTTATAACCATTTATAAATATTTTTTTCTTAAATTGACTGATATTTATATCTGGCATTAAACTAGCATCTACTAGTTGTCCTCCTGGTAAATTAAAGATATTTGTTAATTGTTGTGCAAATGAATTACCTATATTTATCATAGCTTCTTCATTTCCACCATCATCACTATCACTAAAGACTAGATTATAAGTTTGTGTCTCTTCATCAAACTCCAGTTTTGCTTCTGCTGTTGGAGGTGGTGGTGTCCCTCCAAATAATCCTCCTAGTAAACTACCTACTATTACTCCTATTATGGCTCCAATTAACGCACCTATTGGACCAGCAGCAGAACCAAAAGTTGCAAATTGTGAAGCAAGTGCACCACCTGTCGTTGCCATTGTAGTACCAGCCATTGCACCTATTGCACTACCAATAGAAGCCCCCATTGATTCTTCTTTTGTATCTATCCAACTCTCTGCAATTGCATATCCTATTTTTGAACCAATAAATCCACCTATTGCACTAGCAAAATCAAAATTTATACTCTGTCCAGTTGCAAAATTTGTTATAGCAGTAGAGGCTGCATATGAAAGTGTAAAATCAGCAAGGTCACCTATAAGTGTCCCATCCATACCTAAAATATCTGAAATATTATCATTTTTTGCAAAGTATGAAGATAAGGCAAAAGAGACAACTGAACCTGCCAAATTTTTCCAAGAAGAGGCTCCCACATCTTTAACTGCTATATCGTTATTATAAGTAGCTAAATCAGCTATTACTCCTACACTTGTACCTACAACTATTTTATCTATATTTGAAAAATCACTATTATTTGCGATTATTAAACTTCCTATTTGATTTATCGCTGTTTTTCCAACATCATTCCAAGTTGCAACTGGTCTTACTTCTGTATCTTTTTGTATAGAAATTGTTTGTTCATTTGTATCTAGATTATGTTCATATACTAAATCTTTTGTTGTAAAGTATTTAGAAGTAGTTCCATCTTCATTGGGAACTTCTGCCACATAGTTCCCATCTTGTGTTTGCATTAGCTTTACAGTACCATAAGCACTTGAAATATATTTTGCATCACCTTTTGGCATGATTAGTGATTGTCCTGCTAAGATTTTTCCACTACCATCTAAACTATTTACAAAAGCAATATTTTCTTTTTTTAAATTTGTATTATTAAAGCTATCTAAATTTATATCTTGTTTTGCCACAAGTGAGCTTACTTCTAAATTACCATTTTTCAATCTTTTATAAGAAATATCTACTTTATCTTCAAACCCATATGAGTCAAAATAGTATCCATCTTTATTTGCAATAATTACTCTATCTTCAAAGTTTACATTTATAGAACCATCACTATTTATTTCATAAGCTCCCTTTTCATTAAAACCATCAGTAAAAGTAGCATAGGTTACTTTAGACCCATCAGAGTTTGGTACAATAAAGATATGATTCCCATCTTGCGTTGTATATTGTGCTATTTCTCCATATCCACCCTCTATTTCTTGTTTTGATATTGGTACTTGGAAGTTAATATTTTTTGAAACGGTATCACCATTTAGATGATTGAACTCTTTTAGTTCTTCTTTTGAAAAGTCTGTATATTTTGCTAGTTTTTCTATTTCTACATTATCTTTTTTTATCTCTATATTTTCTAATACTTTTTTCCCATCTTGCATTTTATATGAAATCTCAAATTCATCTGTTGATACCTCTTTTTGATACATTATTCCTTTACTATCTTTTTCCCATACTTCATATATTCCATCTTGTGTGAAAGTTATCTTATTTGGGTTTGTTTTATCTCCATAGATTAATAAATCACTATTTTCATCATATGTTATATTTGTTTTATTATTATTTTCATCTGGCACTCTAAGTGTAAAGGTATCATCAGGGTTTTTAAATAGTTTTATTACTCCATTTTCACCTTGTATTTCTAAAGGTGGCTCTTTTGGAACTAGGACTTTATATCCTACTGGTAAATTTTTTGCGTCTTCTAATGTTAAATTATTATACTCCAAAAGTTCTATTGAAGAAAATTTTGTATTTTGAGCGATATGGGAAATTGTTTGTCCAGCTTTTAGCGAGATTACTCCCACTTCACTAGGTTCTTGTAAATTTGATTTATCTATATTTTTTATACTATTTTCTAATTTTACTTTATCAAAAGTTGTATCATTTAAAGTATTTGATAAGTTTTCTATCTCTTTTTTATCTATTTTTTCAAGGGAATTATTTTCATATTTTTTATATTCTCCTTTTTCATTTTTTATTTCATAGCTTTCTAAATTTCCTTCATTATCTAATATATATCGTTCTTCTTTATTATCTTGTGTTTTATGTATTAAAATTCTTTTATTATCATTAGTTTTAACTAATATTGAATTTTCATCTCGAAACTCTACTATTGTATTTTTTTCAGTATCATTAATACTTTCTTTAAAAACTACTTCTTTTTTTTCAGTATTTACTTCTACAACTTGTTTCTTATTTAAAAAATCTGCTATTTTATCTAAAGCTATTCCAACATTATCTGCTACAAGAGAGGCTCCATTTGAAATAGCTTCATCAGAAATCATTTCACCTAACTCTTTTTCTATATTACTTTTTTTATCAAATTTTATAAATTGAAGAGTTTGAGCATATTTTTTTACTACAATATATGTTAAGCTATCTCCTGTTCCTGTAACAAATGCTTGAAGTTTACTCTCACCTGCTTCTAATCCTTCATTATACTTTCTATCTAATCTTTCTGCAAACTCTTTTGCATCTTCTGCAATATCTAAATATTTATCAATTACTTCATTTTTACTTTTTTTAGCCATAGATTACTCCTTTAAACTAAACTTTAAACATTGTGTAACTATATTTTCAACAACTTTTATAAAGTGAATTTCATTAATTATAAAATTTATATTATCTTTTTCTTTTACTGTTAAATCTTTATCTTTTAATATTTGCTCTTTTATTTTTGATTTATAAAATTTAAAATCTTCTATTAATTCTTTATTGCAATCTATTCTTAAATGACTAATGGAATTAAATAAAATTAAACTATTTGCAACAAAAAGTGTTGTGTAGTGAATTGTTCTATATGCTTCATATTTAGAAGAACTTAGATTTATCTCTTTTTGATAAACTTCTTTTTGAAAAATATTTTTATAAAATTTATAAGCTAAAATAACTTTTTTGATTTTTTCATCATCTTTTGCTTCATTGTAAACTTTATTTTCATAGAAAAAAACATCATTTAATAAATGAAAATTATAAATATAAATATCAAAAATATAAGAAGTAAGCCAAATAGTTTTATTTCTTATAAACTTATTGTTTTTATAGTCTTTTATTTCATATTTTGATAGTATTTCTAAATTCTCTAAAATTTCGTCCAATAACTTTGAAGTAAAATCTAAACCATACTTAGTTACTAATTCACCTGGAAATTTACGATTTTGATTTATAGAATATAATTTAGGATAAAAATTTATAAGTAAATTCCAATAAACTATCTCGGCATCATCTTTTGGAAAAATTCCTTTACCCTTATAATAAAAGTATTCTTTTGATTTTTGAATAGGCTTTAAAATTGGATTTTGAAAACTTATTCCTAATTTTACGGCAAGTGTTTCATATACACTAAATAAATAAGCTATTACAAAATACTCTCTTGTTTCTTTTAACTCTTTTGGTGCTGTTTTTAAATAGTTTGAATAAGCTCCTATATAAGCCAAAGTATTTATAACTATAAAAATAATTAGAATTGATAGTAATATTTTTTTTAATCTATTCATTATTTTAAGATACCTTTTCTTTATTGTAAAATCTATTATTAAATTTTATATTTTTTTCTAGTTCAAGGCTTGAAGATAAAATTTTATAGTTTTTCTTTTTTGGACTAATACGAAAAATAGAAGTTTTAATATACAATAAACATAATATGGTATACTAAATACTATTACTAATCTTCCTAATCTTCCACTATCAAATATCTTTTCTAAACTATAGTCATACAAATAAAATACAAGTAATAATAAACTACTACCTAAAACAACTAAAAACATTTGTGTTATTAAATATATTTTATCTTCTATCTCAAATAAAAAATCATTAGATACTATTTCTTCTTTATTCATATATTCTCTCTTTTTACTAATAATAACTCAATACATTATTATTACACTTCTGTAATTTAACTCCCATTATTCTTAAAGTTTACTTAAAAATAACCTTATATATTATTTGAATTGTGTGTATTTATTTTAATAATCGTTATTATTTAATAAAGCTAAAGAGGAAATAGTAATTGGTTTGATTGTTTTTTATAAAAGTAATTTTTAAAAAATTTGAAAGTTTTTAAATTTTCAAAGGCAAAAGCCTTTGAAGTGATTAGTTTGCAGGTCTATAAACTTTGATATTTGTAAAGTTTTCTGCATCTTTTAAGTATTGTGCGTGTAGTTGGCTTAGGATACCCTTATCACAGTAAAAAAGGTATTGTTTATCTTGAGGAAGCTTTTTAAACTCAGTTTTTAGCTTATAAAAAGGTATTTTTATAGTTTCACATGAAGCTTTTATACACTCTTCATTTTGTCTAATATCAATAATAGTATAATCCCCAGTTGATAAGTCACTTACAACTTCCATTTGTCCTATATCTGAAATATCTGCAATTATCTCATCTACATTTGTAACTTGAGCATTTTCAACAGCTTTATCTAAAACTGAATAGTCAAAATTATTTGCTTCTTTTTGCATCCTTTCATAGTTTCCATGAGTTACTGGATTTTTTGAAATTACTCCGCAATATTCAGGCATAGATTCAGCAAATCTTCTAGTTCCTATTTCATTTGCTATATTTATAATATCAGGCTTATTCATAGTTGAAAGTGGTCTTAATACAAGTTTTGTTGTGGCTTGGTCGATTAAAGCTAGGTTTCTTAAAGTTTGGCTTGATACTTGAGCTACACTTTCACCTGTTAAAAGTGCATCTATTTTCATATTATCAGCTATTTTTTCAGCAGCTTTTAGCATAAGTCTTTTTAGCATTACACCCATATATGATTCACTAGTTGATTTAAAAATCTCAGTTACAACATCGTCAAAAGGTACACTTGTAAAAGTAACTCTATGAGAAGAACCAAATTTATTCCATAGATAAAAAGCTACTTGTTTTACTCCAATTTCATGAGCTACTCCACCAAGATTAAAGAAAATAAAGTGAGTTTTTATCCCTCTTTTCATAGTTAAGTAACTAGCAACTGTTGAGTCAAATCCCCCAGACATTAAAGAAAGAATAGCACCTTGTGTTCCAATAGGAAAACCAGATAAACCTTTAAATTTATGAGTGATAATATTTAGTTGTTTATCTATTAACTCTAAGTTAATAGTAACTTGTGCACCTTTTAATTTAACCCCTAATGTTTCATTATAAGCAAGCATATATCCACCAACAGTTTGTTCAATATCTATTGATTTAAACTCATGACTACCTGCTCTTTTTGCTCTTACCACAAAAGTTTTACCTACAATTTCTTTTCCCATTACTTCATTTACTTTTACTTTTATTTCATCTAATGTAGTAATATTATCAAATTGTATTGCTTCTTGGATAAACTCAACTCCTGGAGTATCCATAAGTTTGATTCTAGCTTCAGTAACAACTTCAATTGGTACTAAAACTTCAATTTTATCAAAAGATTTTTTTAAAACAATCTCTTCTGAGATTCTTTTTAAAAGTGCTCTAAGATTATTGTAAAGTTGATTAACCATTTCTCTTTTAGCTTTTGAGCCTTTTATCATAATTTCTGGGAAAAACTTTACAATAAACTTTTGTGTCTTTGCTTCTGTAATATTCATTATTTGAAAACCTTATATTTTTTATGCGCGAAATTATACCATAAGAGTGTTAATTTTAGCTCTTCATCTATCTTATAGTAATAATTTAGTAATATATCCCAAAGTTTTTACAATATAAAGTTTAGAAGGATTTATAATTGAAAAGAAAAACTCACATTAAAAAAATATCAAATTATGCAATGGTTGGTGGACTAGGTGCTTTACTTATTACTGGGTTAGTAGGTTGTAGCGATAGTGGAAATAGCAATGAACAAAAAGGTCAAAGTGATGCTTTTAGTCAAGCTAGTCAAAAACAAGGTGCCTTTGTTGTAATTGAAGAAAGTGCAGATAAACAATATAAAATTGTAGATGAATTTCCAGCAAATAAAACAACAATTGTTTTAAGAAAACCTGATGGAAGCGAAAAAATCTTATCTCAAGAAGAGATTGATAAACTTGTAAAAGAAGAAGCAGCAAAAATTGATGCAGGAACTTCTGCTTTAACAAATCCAGAGATGTCAAGTGGTGGTATGGGACTTGGTGGAGTTTTATTATCTTCTATTGCTGGGGCTATGATTGGTTCTTGGATAGGGAATAAACTATTTAATAATCAAAATTATCAAAATCAAAGACAAACTCAATACAAATCACCTCAAACATATAGTAGGTCTCAAAGTTCATTTAGTAAAACAGCAGGTTCAACTACAACTTCAAGTTCTACTAAAAAAAGTGGTTTTTTTGGAAGTAATAATACTTCATCTACTTCAAAAACAAATACTAGTACATATGGTGGATAAATGAAATTAAATAAATTACAACCTCTAACAAATGAATATTTAGAGTCAATTGGCTTTGTATGGCATACAGACCAAGATGAAACTTCATATATTGCTGATGAAGTAATCGAGATTAGTGAAGAAGAAGCAAATGCCTATTATGAAGCTTGTAATGAGCTATATGATATGTTTTGCGAAGCTGGAGAATATGTAATTGAAAACAATCTTTTCCATGAATTAAATATTCCTTTTAATTTAGTGGATATTATAAAAGAGTCTTGGTCAAATGATGTGCATTGGCATTTATATTCAAGATTTGATTTAGCTGGAGGGATTGATGGGAAACCTATTAAACTAATAGAGTTTAATGCAGATACTCCAACTTCACTATTTGAAACAGCTATTATTCAATGGGCTTTATTAAAAGCAAATAATTTAGATGAAGCAAGTCAGTTTAATAATTTATATGAAGCTTTAAAAGATAATTTTAAAAGAATTATAACATTAGATTCTGATGTGGAAAAATTTGAAGAGTATTATCAAAATCTTGGATGGAAAATACTATTTTCTTCAATTTCAACTTCAAATGAAGATATAAATACTACAAAACTTTTAGAGCATATTGCAAATGAAGCTGGATTTAACACTGATTTTGAATATATTGAAAATGTTCAATTTAGTGATGAAGGTATTTTTAAAGATGACCTAAACTTCGAGTTTTGGTTTAAGCTTATCCCATGGGAAGATATAGCTATCAATGAAAGTGAATTAGCTTTAATTTTAACAGAAATTGTAGAAAATAAAAAAGCAATTATTTTCAATCCAGCTTATACTTTAATCTTCCAATCAAAAGGATTTATGAAGATTTTATGGGATTTA
This genomic window contains:
- the thiI gene encoding tRNA uracil 4-sulfurtransferase ThiI; the encoded protein is MNITEAKTQKFIVKFFPEIMIKGSKAKREMVNQLYNNLRALLKRISEEIVLKKSFDKIEVLVPIEVVTEARIKLMDTPGVEFIQEAIQFDNITTLDEIKVKVNEVMGKEIVGKTFVVRAKRAGSHEFKSIDIEQTVGGYMLAYNETLGVKLKGAQVTINLELIDKQLNIITHKFKGLSGFPIGTQGAILSLMSGGFDSTVASYLTMKRGIKTHFIFFNLGGVAHEIGVKQVAFYLWNKFGSSHRVTFTSVPFDDVVTEIFKSTSESYMGVMLKRLMLKAAEKIADNMKIDALLTGESVAQVSSQTLRNLALIDQATTKLVLRPLSTMNKPDIINIANEIGTRRFAESMPEYCGVISKNPVTHGNYERMQKEANNFDYSVLDKAVENAQVTNVDEIIADISDIGQMEVVSDLSTGDYTIIDIRQNEECIKASCETIKIPFYKLKTEFKKLPQDKQYLFYCDKGILSQLHAQYLKDAENFTNIKVYRPAN
- a CDS encoding glutathionylspermidine synthase family protein; its protein translation is MKLNKLQPLTNEYLESIGFVWHTDQDETSYIADEVIEISEEEANAYYEACNELYDMFCEAGEYVIENNLFHELNIPFNLVDIIKESWSNDVHWHLYSRFDLAGGIDGKPIKLIEFNADTPTSLFETAIIQWALLKANNLDEASQFNNLYEALKDNFKRIITLDSDVEKFEEYYQNLGWKILFSSISTSNEDINTTKLLEHIANEAGFNTDFEYIENVQFSDEGIFKDDLNFEFWFKLIPWEDIAINESELALILTEIVENKKAIIFNPAYTLIFQSKGFMKILWDLYPNHPLLLETSFEPLVGKKQVEKRCFGREGANTKIINEDGSIDVETQGEYAGHKAIYQEYVELPKDSNGNSYQAGVFFAYEACGLGFRRGEKILNNMSKFVGHIIK
- a CDS encoding UPF0323 family lipoprotein, encoding MKRKTHIKKISNYAMVGGLGALLITGLVGCSDSGNSNEQKGQSDAFSQASQKQGAFVVIEESADKQYKIVDEFPANKTTIVLRKPDGSEKILSQEEIDKLVKEEAAKIDAGTSALTNPEMSSGGMGLGGVLLSSIAGAMIGSWIGNKLFNNQNYQNQRQTQYKSPQTYSRSQSSFSKTAGSTTTSSSTKKSGFFGSNNTSSTSKTNTSTYGG